The following nucleotide sequence is from Hevea brasiliensis isolate MT/VB/25A 57/8 chromosome 7, ASM3005281v1, whole genome shotgun sequence.
TGGTTGAAAAAAAGATGGCCAACtatgattccaacaagtttggcCATAACCCAGAAGAAGATTCGTCATTCTTTGAATGTTTAACTCGCATTTCCAGGTTCACTAATTTATTCAGTGAATTCACTTCCAATCCAATAATAGATGCTCCCCTTAATAGATCGAGCACTGTCTTGCATCTATCCGTGTCGTTGTTGGACATCGAGTTCAGAACAATTCTAGAGAGTTGCATTCGCAATCCCAACCAAAATAATTCAGATTCCAGGACCCCAAAGGCTTCAAAACAACCATCTTTCGGCTCCCATCGTCAGGATTCTGATCGAGGCGAACCAGAAACTACCCAAGACGAGGACTTCCTTGCTTATTCCCAAGAATCAATCTCCAACATGAACAAAATCGCTACTGCGATGATCTCACTGGGTTACGAGAGGGAGTGTTGTATGGCTTATAACATGATGAGGAGAAATGCATTCAACAACGAATTGGACAAGCTAGGATTCAGCAATACAAGCATCGAAGATGTGCAAAAGATGAATTGGGAAACTCTGGAAGGAGAAATCGCTGCTTGGATTGACTTTCTGAGGTACTGTTATTCAGTTCTCTTCGCTGGCGAGCAGAAGCTTTGCAACTTTGTGTTTTCAGAGTACCCGTCAGTCTCCCAAAGATTATTCAGCGATCTTGCATTAGCAGTGACTGCAAGGTTTCTCATTTTCGCAGAAGCCGTTGCATTGACAAAACGATCAGCGGAGAAACTATTCAAGTTCTTGGACATGTACGAGACCTTGAGGGATGTGACTCCTCCCACTGATAATACTCATTCCAGCGAATTAAAATACGAAACATGCGCTGCTAAAAGCCTGCTCGGAGAAGCAGCTATCAGCATTTTCTGTGATCTAGAGAATTCAATAAGGAAAGACCATGGCAAAACTCCTGTCCCAAGCGGTGCAGTTCATCCCTTGACTCGCTACACCATGAATTATCTAAAATACGCCTGTGAGTATAAAAACACATTGGAACAAGTCTTCCATAAGCACCGGAAAACGGAGGAGGGAGATGCCGGCGGAAAGCCCAATCAGTCGGATGCAGAGATCATAGAAGGCGCCAATGAAGATGGCACGCCAAAAACGTCGCCTTTTTCAGTGCAGCTTAACAGGATAATTGATTTGCTGGATGATAATCTTGAAATGAAATCGAAATTGTACAGAGATCCTGCATTGCGCTACGTGTTCTTGATGAACAATGGAAGATATATACTGCAAAAGATCAAAGGATCTACTGAGATTAACGACACGATGGGTGCGAAATGGTGTCGAAAGCGATCCACGGACCTGAGGCAATACCATAAGGGATATACAAGAGAGACTTGGAGCAGATTATTGCAGTGTCTGAACCATGAAGGGTTGCAGGTGAATGGGAAGGTGGTGAAGCCAGTATTGAAGGAGAGGTTCAAGATGTTTAACTCCATGTTTGATGAGATACACAAGACGCAGAGCACATGGGTGGTAAGCGACGAGCAGCTTCAATCTGAGCTTCGGGTTTCGGTGTCAGCAGTGGTTATTCCGGCTTACCGGTCATTTCTGGGGCGCTTCCAGCAGTACTTGTCGTCGGGTAGACAAACGGAGAAGTATATAAAATACCAAGCGGAAGATATTGAGAATTTGATTGGTGAATTGTTTGATGGAAACCCAAATTCCATGAGAAGGAGGAGATGATAGTAATTATTCATAAAGACAAATTGGAAGAAAAGAAAGATAATCAATAGATTGTTTTTCTTGATCAGCTCATTCATGTGCTATATTTTTCTGAACTCAGTTTCAATGTGAATTTATTTGATTTGTGTAAAATTTTCAGgctatcattaattttttttttagcttaAATCCTTTATTTAGATCAAGATAATGAGTCCCTTGTTGTTATAGCCTTAAATTTTCTTTTGTTATGATCAATCTACTTAAATTGATTTTGAACTTTAAAAATTAGATTGAAATTGATCGGTTCGATCCAATTTCGaatcaaaatcaatttaaaaaaaaatccaaccattaaatttttaaatatgctCTCTTACATTAGAAACCCATTAAAAAGCAAGAGAAACAACTTGGGTCTAAGATATAACCATAAGAGAAAAAGAAGGCTCACACTTATGGCTCAAAACAAGCCCACCCAACACACCACAATCAACTCAAATCCAAATAAATTAAACCAACTCACTCTAAATTAAATCAAACCAACCACAATCAATCCTGCTCACCCTAGAAAAACAAAAAAGAACCGAGTCTTGAAACTCGCTGCTACGACCACCATAGCCCACCATCATCTGAAAATACGATTAAACCCAGCTAATAACGCTAGCATTTTAAGAAGCACTAACGatttagaaaattttattttattattttaatatttttataattaaaataatgttcaattacaatttaaattaatttttaatacttttatcattttaaaaaacAGTTCCAACAATCCCAAATGGGTCCTGAGCAAATGCGCAATGAACACCTCAAAGGTCAACTTGCACGAAGAGGAAATAAGAGGCAAGAGAAAGTAGTATATTTAACAGCTGAAAAGCCAGAAAAAAGGTGAAAATAATGCAGAGAGCATGGTCTACCCGATTCGGGTATAGGCAATAGATGGATGGGTCCGGAGTCCAGATTCTCAAAAACCCTGATCTTTCGCCTGTATTCGGCGCAACCTTACCCCATCAGCAGCAGCAGCGCCGCCTGGATATATGGGTGCAGGCCACGCCTGTTTCTTTTTTGTCTTTGGTCTCTGTTTTTTGTCTCTGCTTTAGGTGAACATCCCACCAGAGAATACACAATATGTTAAACTATAACCATAAATAACAAATCCTTCCTTTTCCTATGCTTCCCATTGTGGCCATTAATAATTGCTTTTTCTATTATGTAAGTTCAGGCCAAAGATTCATCAACCCCACTGTTCCAACTGGAGTCTCTTTTACTATAACCCTTTCTTCTT
It contains:
- the LOC110659869 gene encoding exocyst complex component EXO70B1-like, which gives rise to MDHNPPEKSTSLSRNVNGFAGHEHPPAEEANEASPVPELSLLQVLEDVDGFLETLSKPNDNPPEVPGCVELLLKMVEKKMANYDSNKFGHNPEEDSSFFECLTRISRFTNLFSEFTSNPIIDAPLNRSSTVLHLSVSLLDIEFRTILESCIRNPNQNNSDSRTPKASKQPSFGSHRQDSDRGEPETTQDEDFLAYSQESISNMNKIATAMISLGYERECCMAYNMMRRNAFNNELDKLGFSNTSIEDVQKMNWETLEGEIAAWIDFLRYCYSVLFAGEQKLCNFVFSEYPSVSQRLFSDLALAVTARFLIFAEAVALTKRSAEKLFKFLDMYETLRDVTPPTDNTHSSELKYETCAAKSLLGEAAISIFCDLENSIRKDHGKTPVPSGAVHPLTRYTMNYLKYACEYKNTLEQVFHKHRKTEEGDAGGKPNQSDAEIIEGANEDGTPKTSPFSVQLNRIIDLLDDNLEMKSKLYRDPALRYVFLMNNGRYILQKIKGSTEINDTMGAKWCRKRSTDLRQYHKGYTRETWSRLLQCLNHEGLQVNGKVVKPVLKERFKMFNSMFDEIHKTQSTWVVSDEQLQSELRVSVSAVVIPAYRSFLGRFQQYLSSGRQTEKYIKYQAEDIENLIGELFDGNPNSMRRRR